The following are encoded together in the Dickeya lacustris genome:
- a CDS encoding helix-turn-helix transcriptional regulator, protein MSQNRNNNDNHAGEQDIQATIRKLRQRMQERSVAQTYFQPSSVGVATEAADITKVRASKNSRPLNTSERQLAMQNIIRRMMFGEISQGNTLKELRLNVLGLRQEAYATLVGVSRKTLSEIENGKGNYTADIINKVFKPFGLKVGLMPVSSSLLAEILSTPASAGKSDSR, encoded by the coding sequence ATGAGTCAGAACCGCAATAATAACGATAACCACGCTGGTGAGCAGGATATTCAGGCCACCATACGCAAGTTACGCCAGCGTATGCAGGAGCGCAGTGTGGCGCAGACCTATTTTCAGCCGTCATCCGTTGGCGTGGCAACAGAGGCTGCGGATATCACAAAAGTGAGAGCATCAAAAAACTCCCGGCCACTCAATACCAGCGAGCGGCAGCTTGCCATGCAAAACATTATCCGCAGGATGATGTTCGGTGAGATATCGCAGGGAAACACACTTAAAGAATTGCGTCTTAACGTGTTGGGCCTTCGGCAGGAGGCTTACGCCACGCTGGTGGGGGTATCACGCAAGACCTTGTCTGAAATAGAGAACGGCAAAGGCAATTATACGGCGGATATTATCAACAAAGTGTTTAAGCCGTTTGGGTTGAAGGTGGGGCTTATGCCGGTATCGTCGTCATTACTCGCCGAGATCCTCTCGACTCCCGCCTCTGCCGGGAAGTCGGATAGCCGATAA
- the hpxZ gene encoding oxalurate catabolism protein HpxZ, with protein MMTLDINLPDVLADMTAAFYRYEQALTGNDIAVLDELFCHSEYTVRYGASENLYGIEQIRAFRTARPSAGLDRQLHNTVITTYGRDMAVASTEFRREGSEKIGRQMQTWLRTEQGWRIVAAHVSVMV; from the coding sequence ATGATGACACTCGACATTAACCTGCCCGATGTGCTGGCCGACATGACAGCCGCGTTTTACCGCTACGAACAGGCGCTGACCGGCAATGATATTGCGGTGCTTGATGAGCTGTTTTGTCACAGTGAATATACCGTGCGCTATGGCGCGTCAGAGAATCTCTATGGCATTGAGCAAATTCGCGCATTTCGCACCGCCCGCCCGTCAGCCGGGTTGGACAGGCAGTTGCACAACACCGTAATAACCACCTATGGCCGCGACATGGCGGTCGCCAGTACCGAGTTTCGTCGTGAAGGCAGCGAGAAAATTGGCCGCCAGATGCAAACCTGGCTGCGCACGGAACAGGGGTGGCGCATCGTAGCGGCCCATGTGAGCGTGATGGTGTAA
- a CDS encoding AtzE family amidohydrolase, with amino-acid sequence MKAAQLSIRTLQRELAAGHLSAQELARDTLADIEQHNPAINAYTTVTAQRMLAEAASIDMQYRRGEPLPALAGVPYAVKNLFDVAGETTLAGARLFSQRPAAAQDAFAVRQLQAQGALLSGMLNMDAYAYGFTTENSHYGATRNPHDLTRIAGGSSGGSAAAVAAGLVNFSLGSDTNGSIRVPASLCGIFGLKPTFGRLSRHGTQPFVGSLDHIGPLARSTDDLALVFDALQGHDPADRFQADRPALASATMLDEATPLRCRVLGGYFADWCDEHASAAVSAVAQALNADDEVTLAQASLARTAAFILSASEGGNQYLPALQATPELFEPLSRERLLAGAMIPAAWYVQAQRFRDHFRRDVLALFRDTDLLIAPATPCPATSIGQETLRLNHTDLPIRASMGMLTQPISFVGLPVVTVPLTTQTGLPVGVQLITAPWREDIALQAAWRLEQSGLCRSTLPAAFHE; translated from the coding sequence ATGAAAGCAGCCCAGTTATCGATTCGCACGTTACAGCGCGAACTGGCGGCAGGCCACCTGTCGGCCCAAGAGCTCGCCCGCGATACGCTGGCCGATATTGAACAGCACAACCCGGCCATCAACGCCTACACCACCGTCACGGCACAACGTATGCTGGCTGAAGCCGCAAGCATCGATATGCAATACCGCCGGGGCGAGCCGCTGCCCGCGCTGGCGGGCGTACCCTATGCGGTGAAAAACCTGTTTGATGTCGCCGGTGAAACCACACTGGCCGGTGCCAGGCTGTTCAGCCAACGCCCGGCGGCCGCTCAGGATGCATTCGCCGTACGCCAGCTACAGGCACAGGGCGCGCTGCTCTCCGGTATGCTGAATATGGACGCCTACGCTTACGGCTTTACCACCGAAAACAGCCACTACGGTGCCACCCGTAACCCACACGATTTGACCCGTATCGCCGGGGGCTCATCCGGGGGGTCGGCGGCCGCCGTTGCCGCCGGGCTGGTGAATTTTTCACTCGGCAGCGATACCAACGGTTCCATTCGCGTTCCCGCTTCGCTGTGCGGTATTTTCGGGCTCAAACCAACGTTTGGCCGCCTGTCACGCCACGGTACGCAGCCGTTTGTCGGCAGCCTCGATCACATCGGCCCGCTGGCGCGCAGCACCGACGATCTGGCACTCGTGTTTGACGCCCTGCAAGGTCACGATCCGGCGGATCGTTTTCAGGCGGATCGACCGGCGCTCGCAAGCGCCACCATGCTTGACGAGGCAACGCCCCTGCGGTGTCGGGTTTTGGGCGGTTACTTTGCCGACTGGTGTGATGAACACGCCAGCGCAGCGGTGAGCGCCGTCGCACAGGCGCTTAACGCCGACGATGAAGTAACGCTGGCGCAGGCAAGCCTGGCGCGCACGGCGGCTTTTATTCTCTCTGCCAGCGAGGGGGGCAATCAGTATCTGCCTGCGCTGCAAGCCACGCCTGAGCTGTTCGAACCGCTCTCGCGTGAACGGTTGCTGGCCGGTGCGATGATCCCGGCGGCCTGGTATGTGCAGGCACAGCGTTTTCGCGATCATTTCCGCCGTGACGTGCTGGCGCTGTTCCGCGACACCGATCTGCTGATTGCACCGGCGACCCCGTGCCCGGCCACGTCGATCGGTCAGGAAACCCTGCGTCTCAACCACACCGATTTACCGATTCGCGCCAGCATGGGCATGTTAACCCAGCCGATTTCGTTCGTCGGCCTGCCGGTCGTCACGGTGCCGCTCACCACGCAAACCGGCCTGCCTGTCGGTGTGCAATTAATCACGGCGCCCTGGCGCGAAGACATCGCCCTGCAAGCCGCCTGGCGACTGGAACAGTCTGGTTTATGCCGCTCAACCCTCCCGGCGGCGTTTCACGAATAA
- the hpxX gene encoding oxalurate catabolism protein HpxX: MKNPNMDNDVIHAYLQQMESLMGLELDDTRRQELHVQFSRIAAMAQPLMACSLDERQEVAGVYRP; the protein is encoded by the coding sequence ATGAAAAACCCGAACATGGATAACGACGTGATACACGCCTACCTGCAACAGATGGAAAGCCTGATGGGGCTGGAGCTAGACGACACGCGCCGTCAGGAATTGCACGTCCAGTTCAGCCGCATCGCCGCGATGGCGCAACCGCTGATGGCCTGCTCGCTCGACGAGCGGCAAGAGGTGGCGGGAGTCTACCGGCCATGA
- a CDS encoding gamma-glutamyltransferase family protein — protein sequence MMQSNIAPSGMAVTPHHLASASAQRILRAGGNAIEAMVAAAAAIAVVYPHMNSLGGDGFWLIVPPQGTPIAIDASGAAGSLANRARYAGESRIPHRGPNAALTVAGTVGGWQEALNYAAEQDLGAPLPLTTLLEDAIGYARDGIPVTQSQEDALTNRQHELRDFAEFSRVFMPQGKIPRTGSRFTQPDLAATLQQLAQDGLDSFYRGALAARLATQMAALGMPVTGDDLAKYHARRVAPLVLQHSKGEVFNLAPPTQGLVSLAILGITDRLCMADISDSQTIHRIVEATKLAFAWRDKYLTDPKRMTQDVQALLSDASLNAQAKNVNTRAAAPWGKGKGPGDTVWMGVCDRHGVSVSFIQSLYHEFGSGMVLPGTGVLWQNRGASFSLDPHDLLALEPGKQPFHTLNPAAARLYDGRTMVYGSMGGDGQPQTQAALFIRHVMQGMPLQQAVTAPRWLLGRTWGQTSDTLKLEDRFTPATVEALRTLGHEVELLTGFSETVGHAGAIVRHANGMLEGASDPRSNGSAVGY from the coding sequence ATGATGCAAAGCAATATCGCCCCATCGGGCATGGCGGTCACGCCGCATCATCTCGCCAGCGCCAGCGCACAGCGCATTTTACGCGCCGGCGGCAATGCCATTGAAGCGATGGTGGCCGCTGCTGCCGCCATCGCCGTCGTGTACCCGCATATGAACAGCTTAGGCGGCGATGGCTTCTGGCTGATTGTGCCGCCGCAAGGCACGCCAATTGCCATTGATGCCAGCGGCGCTGCCGGGTCGCTGGCAAACCGGGCGCGTTACGCCGGTGAAAGCCGCATTCCGCACCGTGGCCCCAACGCGGCGCTGACCGTCGCCGGGACGGTAGGCGGGTGGCAGGAGGCGCTGAACTACGCCGCAGAACAGGATCTGGGTGCGCCGCTGCCGCTGACCACGTTACTGGAAGACGCCATTGGCTACGCGCGGGACGGTATCCCCGTTACCCAGTCGCAGGAAGACGCGCTCACCAATCGCCAGCACGAACTGCGCGATTTCGCTGAATTCAGCCGGGTCTTTATGCCGCAGGGTAAGATCCCCCGCACCGGCAGCCGTTTCACCCAGCCGGATCTGGCCGCTACGCTGCAACAGCTGGCGCAAGACGGATTAGATAGCTTTTACCGGGGGGCGCTGGCGGCGCGACTGGCAACGCAAATGGCCGCGCTTGGCATGCCGGTGACGGGCGACGATCTGGCTAAATACCATGCCCGTCGCGTCGCGCCGCTGGTGCTACAGCACAGCAAAGGCGAGGTGTTTAACCTGGCACCGCCCACGCAGGGGCTGGTGTCACTGGCGATATTGGGCATCACTGACCGGCTTTGCATGGCTGATATTAGCGACAGCCAGACCATCCACCGTATTGTCGAAGCCACCAAACTGGCTTTCGCCTGGCGAGATAAATACCTCACCGACCCCAAACGGATGACGCAGGATGTGCAGGCGCTGCTGTCTGACGCCAGCCTGAATGCGCAGGCGAAAAACGTGAATACCCGCGCCGCCGCCCCCTGGGGAAAAGGCAAAGGGCCGGGCGATACCGTCTGGATGGGCGTGTGCGATCGTCATGGCGTGTCGGTCTCGTTCATTCAGAGCCTTTACCACGAATTCGGCAGCGGCATGGTGCTGCCGGGCACCGGTGTGCTGTGGCAAAACCGGGGCGCGTCATTCAGTCTTGACCCTCATGACTTACTGGCGCTGGAACCGGGCAAACAACCGTTTCACACCCTGAACCCGGCGGCGGCGCGCCTTTATGACGGGCGCACCATGGTGTATGGCTCGATGGGCGGCGACGGCCAGCCGCAGACGCAGGCGGCGCTGTTCATTCGTCACGTTATGCAGGGAATGCCGCTACAGCAGGCTGTCACCGCGCCGCGCTGGTTACTGGGCCGCACCTGGGGGCAAACCAGCGATACCCTGAAACTGGAAGACCGCTTCACGCCCGCGACCGTCGAGGCATTGCGTACGCTCGGCCACGAGGTCGAGCTGCTGACAGGCTTCAGTGAAACCGTCGGCCACGCCGGAGCTATCGTGCGTCATGCTAACGGTATGCTGGAAGGTGCCAGCGATCCGCGCAGCAACGGCAGCGCCGTCGGCTATTAA
- a CDS encoding MurR/RpiR family transcriptional regulator, whose protein sequence is MKQIDERLRSQYSDLSPQEQRVADFIFDHLDDLISYNSAELARLSGVSKATVSRLFRRLGYPSYREMRDELRTLRQSGMPLTDNRDAVQGNTLLARHYKQEMANLTQWVNQIDPQQFGAMITALQQAQRVCIIGLRNSYPVALHLRQQLLQVRSQVPLLAQPGQTLSEELADLDARDVVVVVAFRRRPRLILPLLQQLHARRIPVLLLCEPQAHALPPLASWSLTAPLDSVSAFDSYASAMSLINLISNALLHQMLAEGRQRIHDIADLYQQLDELELR, encoded by the coding sequence ATGAAGCAGATTGATGAACGGCTACGCAGCCAGTACAGCGACCTGTCGCCGCAGGAGCAGCGGGTGGCTGATTTTATTTTTGACCATCTCGATGATTTGATCAGTTATAACAGCGCCGAGCTGGCACGGCTGAGTGGCGTGTCAAAGGCGACGGTCAGCCGCCTGTTTCGCCGCCTTGGCTACCCGAGTTACCGCGAAATGCGTGATGAGCTGCGCACCTTGCGCCAAAGCGGGATGCCGTTGACCGATAACCGGGACGCGGTGCAGGGCAACACTTTGCTGGCGCGCCACTATAAGCAGGAGATGGCGAATTTAACCCAGTGGGTCAACCAGATTGACCCGCAGCAGTTCGGTGCGATGATCACCGCCTTGCAGCAGGCGCAGCGGGTGTGCATCATCGGGTTACGTAATAGCTATCCGGTTGCGTTGCATCTGCGCCAGCAACTGCTCCAGGTGCGCTCACAGGTGCCGTTGCTGGCACAGCCTGGCCAGACGTTGTCCGAAGAGCTTGCGGATCTCGATGCGCGCGATGTGGTGGTGGTGGTGGCGTTCCGCCGTCGGCCACGGCTGATTCTGCCGCTGTTGCAGCAATTGCACGCCCGCCGGATTCCGGTGTTGCTGCTGTGCGAGCCGCAGGCGCATGCACTGCCGCCGCTGGCATCCTGGTCGCTGACTGCGCCGCTGGATAGCGTTTCCGCTTTTGATAGTTACGCCAGCGCCATGAGCCTTATCAACCTTATCAGCAATGCGCTGTTGCATCAGATGCTGGCAGAAGGCCGCCAGCGTATTCATGATATTGCCGATCTTTACCAGCAACTGGATGAGCTGGAACTGCGCTGA
- a CDS encoding transporter substrate-binding domain-containing protein — MKIGKRFLAVAGAALLMVQAGQAMADQLQDIQQRGVLRVAVPQDFPPFGSVGTDLQPQGYDIDMARYLASEMKLKLQLVPVSSANRVPYLQTDKVDLVISSLGKNAEREKVIDFSRAYAPFFLGVFGAKETPVDKPEALQGQTVGVTRGAVEDMVLTEIAPKTADIKRYEDNNTTLSAYLSGQVQYIATGNLVVAAITEKNPAKAPVAKFMLKDSPCYIGLKKDEPALKAKVNELIEKAVKDNTLNGLSEKWLKAPLPANLGA; from the coding sequence ATGAAGATCGGAAAACGTTTTTTAGCAGTGGCAGGTGCGGCGCTGTTGATGGTGCAGGCGGGTCAGGCAATGGCAGATCAACTGCAAGATATTCAGCAGCGCGGCGTATTGCGCGTTGCGGTGCCGCAAGATTTCCCGCCGTTTGGTTCGGTTGGCACCGATTTACAGCCGCAGGGCTACGACATCGACATGGCGCGCTATCTGGCCAGTGAGATGAAACTAAAGTTGCAGCTGGTGCCGGTGAGCAGCGCTAACCGCGTGCCCTATTTGCAAACCGACAAGGTGGATTTGGTCATCTCCAGTCTTGGCAAAAACGCCGAGCGGGAAAAAGTGATCGATTTCAGCCGGGCGTATGCGCCGTTCTTCCTCGGGGTGTTTGGCGCGAAAGAGACGCCGGTAGACAAACCGGAAGCGTTGCAGGGGCAAACCGTTGGGGTGACGCGCGGCGCGGTGGAAGACATGGTGCTGACCGAGATTGCGCCGAAAACCGCCGACATCAAGCGCTATGAAGACAACAACACTACGCTGTCGGCGTATCTGTCCGGGCAGGTGCAGTACATTGCCACCGGCAATCTGGTGGTGGCGGCTATCACCGAGAAAAACCCGGCCAAAGCGCCGGTCGCCAAATTCATGCTGAAAGATTCACCTTGTTACATCGGCCTGAAGAAAGATGAACCGGCGCTGAAAGCAAAAGTGAATGAACTGATTGAAAAAGCCGTCAAGGACAACACCCTCAATGGGTTGTCGGAAAAATGGTTGAAAGCACCGCTGCCGGCCAATCTGGGCGCGTAA
- a CDS encoding amino acid ABC transporter permease — MTYQLHFAALWPYWPALLSGLWVTVQLATMATLGGIAIGICGAALRSGKPTFISRLWGLYVELIRNTPFVVQLFFIVFGLPGLGLKLTAGQAALLAMLVNLGAYSTEIIRAGIQVTPQGQWEAARVLGLSRTQTFLRVILPPALQRIYPALVSQCIIVMLGSSVVSQVSFEELTFAANLIQSRTFLSFEVYLVTTLCYLLLSVAMRQLLLLAGRRFLGTAR; from the coding sequence ATGACATACCAGCTTCATTTTGCGGCGCTGTGGCCCTACTGGCCAGCGTTACTGTCCGGGTTATGGGTGACGGTGCAATTAGCCACGATGGCAACGCTCGGCGGCATCGCGATTGGCATTTGCGGCGCGGCATTACGCAGCGGGAAACCGACGTTTATCAGCCGCTTATGGGGCCTGTATGTCGAGCTTATTCGCAACACGCCGTTTGTGGTGCAACTGTTTTTCATCGTGTTCGGCTTGCCGGGGCTGGGGCTTAAACTCACCGCCGGGCAGGCCGCCTTACTGGCGATGCTGGTGAATCTTGGCGCGTACAGCACGGAGATTATCCGCGCCGGTATCCAGGTGACACCGCAGGGGCAGTGGGAAGCGGCACGGGTACTGGGGCTTTCCCGCACCCAGACCTTCCTGCGGGTGATTTTACCGCCCGCGCTGCAACGCATTTATCCGGCGCTGGTCAGCCAGTGCATCATCGTGATGCTGGGCTCCTCGGTGGTGTCGCAGGTGTCGTTCGAAGAGCTGACCTTCGCCGCCAACTTAATTCAGTCTCGAACCTTTCTCAGCTTCGAGGTGTATCTGGTAACGACGCTGTGTTACCTGCTGTTGTCGGTCGCCATGCGCCAGTTATTGCTGCTGGCCGGGCGGCGTTTTTTAGGGACGGCGCGCTGA
- a CDS encoding amino acid ABC transporter permease, with protein sequence MTTFTDWDIVRNLLLAGRWTLLLSLVAFFGGALVTLPLLLLRLTKRRWPLRLTRVYADVFQGTPLLMQLFLAFFGLGLFGIDVSPWTAAALALTLFTSAFLLDIWHGSVQALPKGQWEACRCLGLTFTQTLTRVIAPQAMRIAIAPTVGFSVQVIKGTALASIIGFVELTKAGTMLNNVTYQPFKVFGLVALGYFLLCYPLSYYSRYLEKKFNAAHHH encoded by the coding sequence ATGACGACCTTTACTGACTGGGATATTGTGCGCAACCTGCTGCTGGCCGGGCGCTGGACGCTGCTGCTGTCGCTGGTGGCGTTTTTTGGCGGCGCGCTTGTCACGCTGCCGCTGCTGTTGCTGCGCTTAACCAAACGCCGCTGGCCGCTGCGCCTGACACGTGTGTACGCCGATGTGTTTCAGGGCACGCCGTTGCTGATGCAGCTGTTTCTGGCGTTTTTCGGGCTGGGGTTATTCGGCATCGACGTCAGCCCGTGGACGGCGGCTGCGCTGGCGCTGACGCTGTTTACCAGCGCGTTCTTGCTGGATATCTGGCACGGCAGCGTGCAGGCCCTGCCGAAAGGGCAATGGGAAGCCTGCCGTTGTCTGGGGCTGACCTTCACCCAGACGCTGACCCGGGTGATTGCGCCGCAGGCGATGCGTATCGCCATTGCGCCGACGGTGGGGTTTTCGGTGCAGGTGATCAAGGGCACCGCGCTGGCGTCCATCATCGGTTTTGTCGAGCTGACCAAGGCCGGCACCATGCTCAACAACGTCACTTATCAGCCGTTTAAGGTGTTCGGGCTAGTGGCGCTGGGCTATTTCCTGCTGTGTTACCCGCTGTCGTACTACAGCCGTTATCTGGAGAAGAAATTCAATGCCGCTCATCACCATTAA
- a CDS encoding amino acid ABC transporter ATP-binding protein, with translation MPLITINQVHKYYGQNHVLKGVDLDIDAGEVISIIGRSGSGKSTLLRCINGLEGYQDGSIKLGGMTVTDRDSQAREISRSVGMIFQNFNLFPHMTALENVMLAPRLVLGKSAAECRELGVKMLEKVGLGERIDYYPSNLSGGQQQRVAIARALAMNPKVLLCDEITSALDPELVGEVLKVLEQLAAEGMTLILVTHEMNFAREVGDRVVFMHQGKVWEQGRGDALFADPQTAELKQFIASVRL, from the coding sequence ATGCCGCTCATCACCATTAATCAGGTTCATAAATATTACGGCCAGAACCACGTGCTAAAAGGGGTGGATCTGGATATTGATGCGGGCGAGGTCATCTCCATTATCGGTCGCAGCGGTTCCGGCAAAAGCACGCTGTTGCGCTGTATCAACGGGCTGGAAGGCTATCAGGACGGCAGCATTAAACTGGGCGGCATGACCGTGACCGACCGCGACTCGCAGGCGCGGGAAATCAGCCGTTCCGTCGGCATGATTTTCCAGAATTTTAACCTGTTCCCGCATATGACCGCGCTGGAAAACGTGATGCTGGCCCCCAGGCTGGTGCTGGGGAAAAGCGCCGCCGAGTGCCGTGAGCTGGGCGTGAAGATGCTGGAGAAGGTCGGGCTGGGCGAGCGTATCGATTACTACCCGTCGAATTTGTCCGGCGGCCAACAGCAGCGGGTGGCGATTGCCCGCGCGCTGGCGATGAACCCGAAAGTGCTGCTGTGTGACGAAATCACCTCCGCCCTTGACCCGGAACTGGTCGGTGAAGTGCTCAAGGTGCTGGAGCAACTGGCCGCTGAAGGCATGACGCTGATTCTGGTGACGCATGAGATGAATTTTGCCCGCGAAGTGGGCGACCGGGTGGTGTTCATGCATCAGGGCAAAGTGTGGGAGCAGGGGCGCGGCGATGCGCTGTTCGCTGACCCGCAAACCGCCGAACTGAAACAATTTATCGCCTCGGTACGGCTGTAG
- the hpxK gene encoding allantoate amidohydrolase, translating into MGGHEAQAAASRVMARCDALARISETPGQLTRVYLSAQHLHANQQVGEWMHEAGMQVWQDGVGNICGRYEGQTPGAPALLLGSHLDTVRNAGRYDGMLGVLAAIETVAFLHQRGIRLPVAIEVVGFGDEEGTRFDITLLGSRGLTGTWPESWLSRPDAGGITVAQALEQAGFAPQSIGAAARLPEQILAYLELHIEQGPCLEQAGLALGVVTAINGARRLNCAFTGHAGHAGTVPMSQRQDALAAAAAWMTQAEQLTRDSDPYLVATFGTLQCLPGAANVIPGEVHLTLDIRGPDDKPLDALLQRLLTLAHDIAALRGCTFSADEYYRIAATGCDAALQQRLSAAVQQVQGDNLLLPSGAGHDAIAIAERWPVGMLFMRCKGGISHHPDEAVLSDDVALALQALLLTVLGYR; encoded by the coding sequence ATGGGCGGCCACGAAGCACAGGCGGCGGCAAGCCGGGTGATGGCGCGCTGTGATGCGCTGGCTCGCATCAGTGAAACGCCGGGGCAGCTCACCCGCGTTTACCTGTCGGCGCAGCACCTGCACGCCAATCAACAGGTTGGCGAATGGATGCATGAAGCCGGTATGCAAGTGTGGCAAGACGGCGTGGGCAATATCTGTGGCCGCTATGAAGGCCAAACACCGGGGGCACCGGCGCTGTTGCTCGGTTCACACCTCGATACGGTGCGTAACGCTGGCCGTTACGACGGCATGCTGGGGGTGCTGGCAGCGATTGAAACCGTGGCGTTTTTGCACCAGCGCGGCATTCGCCTGCCGGTTGCAATCGAGGTGGTGGGGTTTGGCGACGAAGAGGGCACCCGCTTTGACATTACGCTGCTTGGCAGCCGTGGGCTGACCGGCACCTGGCCTGAGAGCTGGTTATCGCGCCCCGACGCCGGGGGCATCACGGTGGCGCAGGCGCTGGAGCAAGCCGGTTTTGCGCCGCAGTCGATAGGTGCGGCGGCGCGGCTGCCGGAACAGATTCTGGCCTATCTGGAATTGCATATCGAACAGGGCCCGTGTCTGGAGCAGGCTGGGCTGGCGCTCGGCGTGGTCACTGCCATTAACGGCGCGCGGCGACTGAACTGCGCCTTTACCGGCCATGCCGGTCATGCGGGCACGGTGCCGATGTCACAACGTCAGGACGCGCTGGCCGCCGCCGCCGCCTGGATGACGCAGGCCGAGCAACTGACGCGTGACAGCGACCCTTATCTGGTGGCGACCTTCGGCACCTTGCAGTGCCTGCCTGGTGCGGCCAATGTGATTCCCGGCGAGGTGCATCTGACGCTGGATATTCGCGGGCCGGACGATAAACCGCTGGATGCGCTGCTGCAACGGTTGCTGACGCTGGCGCACGACATCGCCGCGCTGCGCGGCTGCACGTTCAGCGCCGACGAGTATTACCGTATTGCCGCCACCGGCTGCGATGCGGCGCTGCAACAGCGCTTGTCGGCGGCGGTGCAACAGGTGCAGGGCGATAATCTGCTGCTGCCGAGCGGGGCCGGGCATGATGCCATCGCCATCGCCGAGCGCTGGCCGGTCGGCATGCTGTTTATGCGTTGCAAAGGCGGCATCAGCCATCACCCTGATGAAGCGGTATTGAGCGATGATGTCGCGCTGGCATTGCAGGCGCTGCTGCTCACGGTATTGGGATACCGATAA